The Ruania halotolerans genome contains the following window.
GGTGACATGGGGTGGGTTCCGGGCAATGTCTTCGCCACGATCACCGATGGCCTGGAGGAGATGGCCGCCGCGTGCAACGACCTGTGGCTGCGCGGGGTCGAGGGGGAGACGCTGAGCTTCGCCCGCGCCGAGTAGTCCGACACGCCGGGCCCTCGGTGGGCTGGGTGTGACTGGCGGGGCGTTGACGGCGTGGAAGTTGACGCTGCGGAGAGGATCGCTCTATGGCGCGAGCGCAACTGGATGAGTGGGCACCCGACGTCGCCGAGTGGGCCCGGGCGGAGGATTTCCCCCGACCGGTGCGGTGGGGAGAGATCGAGGCGGCCATCCTTGCCCGGAAGCTCCCGCGTCTCCCGGAGGAAGCGTGGTGGGTGTCGGCGATCGGAGCCGTGGGGTGGATCGTCGTCGTGCTGCTCGCCCTGCCGACTTTCGGCTCGCCGGTGGTTGGCCTCGCGCTCGCAGCCGTGGGTAGCGCGGCCGAGGGCGGCAGTTCGGCCGAGCCTTGGTTTGTCGGAGCGCGCTTCTTCTTCGTTCTCGCCACCGGTCTCGGTGTGTCCCTCTTCGTCGATTGGTGGCAGTCCCGCCGGCGTGGGGTGTTGCAGCTCGCGAGCAGCGGGCTCACCGCTGTGGCCTCCGGCGCCGCCTTCGTGGTGGTGCAGGGTGAGGCACGGGTCGGGCTGTGGCTCCCGCTACTGATGCTCTCGGCTGCCATGGTCAGCGTCGTCGTCTTCGTCCTGGGCCTCAGCTCGACGCCGGAGGGGCGCCCGAAGAAGCGCAAGCCGCCGCGTCGTGGCCCACGGAGCGCAGCCCGGCGGGACCGGGCACTGCGGGCGCGCGAGGGCGTGCTGCAGATCCTCGTGGGGCGCGGGCTGGTGAATGCCGACCAGGACGACCAGGTCCGCCTCCGCGAGATGCCTCTGGGGTACTGGAGCGAGCTGGACGGTGTCGACGAAGCCGAGTGGCGACGGATCCTTGAATTGCGCCACGTCGGCTGGCGCGACTTCGATGCGAGCGACTCCCACCTTCCCTAGTGGCACCACACCGCTGCAGCACCACACCACTGCAGCACCACACCACTGCGCCGAGCGCAAACTTGGGCGGCATCTAGCCGGGAAACGCCGCACACCTTTGCGCTCGCGCTGGGTGGTGGCTCGAGGGGGCTCGGTGGTGGCTCGAGGGGGCTCGGCACTTGGCTGGGTGCGCTCGCGCTGGGTGGTCGTGTGGGGGTGACCGCGGCTCAGGCAGCCAGCACCTTCTCCGCGAACCTGGCCACCGCGAGCACCAGATCGTCGGAGTGCCGCGGTCCCACGATCTGCAGGCCGACCGGCAGCCCCGCGGCCGTCGTTCCGGCCGGGATGGAGATCGCCGGCTGTTGACTGAGGTTGAAGGGGTAGGTGAACGGGGTCCACTGCGGCCACCCGTCCATCCCGCTCCCGGGCGGCACATCGTGGCCCGCCTCGAACGCCGTGATCGGCATGGCCGGGGTGATGAGCACATTGTGCGTGCGGTGGAATGCACCCATCCGGATCCCGACGTCCGCGGCCACGGCACGTGCCTGCAGGAACTCCACGGCCGTCGCGGCCAGTCCGGCGTCCCATACCTTGCCCAGTCCCGGGTCGATCCCCTCTCGCGCGCCGGGCATCGTGTTCAGCAAGGTCGCGGCCCCGGCCGCCCAGAGCAACTCGAACGCCTCGATCGGGTCGTCGAATCCGGGATCGGCCTGCGCGACGGCCAGTCCTGCCTCGTCCAGGAGCCGCACGGCACGCTCCACCACGGCAGCCACCTCGGGATCGACATTGGCAAATCCGAGAGTCGGCGAGTACGCCACCTCGAGTCCGGTCACGTCACGCACGACCTCCCCGCGATAGGTCGAACGTGGCGGAGCCAGCGCCGTCGGATCCCGGTGATCGGGCAACGAGAGGATGTCCATCAGCAGCGCCGCATCGTCAACGGAGCGCGTCATCGGGCCGGCGTGCGCCAACGGCCCGAACGGACTCGCCGGATAGAGCGGGATCCGGCCATGGGTGGGCTTGAAGCCGACGATCCCGCAGAACGAGGCCGGAATGCGGACCGACCCTCCGCCGTCGGTGCCCACCGAGACCGGCCCCATCCCGGCGCCGACGGCCGCGGCGCTACCACCTGACGACCCGCCGGCGGTGAGCCGGGAGTCCACCGGGTTCCGCGTGATCCCGAAGGCAGGGCTGTCTGTGGTGGCCTTCCAGGCGAGCTCCGGGGTGGTGGTCTTCCCGAGAAAGACCATGCCATCCTCGCGCAGCCGGGCGGCTACCGGGGAGTCCACCTCCCACGGTTGATCGGGCGTGATCGCCGCCGAACCGCGCCGGGTGGGCCAGCCGTCGGTGAGGAAGATGTCCTTGATCGAGATCGGGACGCCGTCCAGCAGTCCCTTGACGTGCCCGGAGTGCCACCGGTCCTCGGACTCGCGAGCCATCGCGAGTGCGCGCTCGCCGTCCACCAGGCAATACGCGTTCAACTCGGAGTTCCGCTCCTCGATGGCCTCGAGCGCCGCGGTGGTCACCTCCACGGGGCTCAGTTCGCCTGCCCCGTAGGCGGTCACGATCTCGACGGCGGTCATCTCGTTCGGGTTCACCGTTGGCTCCTTGAGGTGGGGACGTAGCCCAGCTGGGTGTCGACGACGTTATGGAGATCACGACCATCGCGCCACCGGGTGAGGTTCTCGGCGAACAGTCGATCGAGCTCCTCTCGCCAGCCTTGCACGTCCCCGGACTGGTGGGCGGTCACAGTGACGCCGGCCATCGTCCACAACGGATGCTCGGCGGGCAGCGGTTCGGGGTCGGTCACATCCAGGACAGCACCGGCGATATCGCCTCGCGTCAGGGCGTGCACCAGATCCTCGGTGCGCACCAGCTCACCGCGCCCGACGTTGATCAGCCGCGCGTCGGAGCGCATCGCGCCGAACGCGGCGGCGTCGAACATCCCTCGCGTGGTGGGAGTGAGCGGAGCCACCGCGACCACCCAGTCCGCGTGCCCCAGTGCACCGTTGAGATCATCGGTGACGGTGCCGAAGTCCGGATCGTCGGTGATCACGCGCCGCCCCGCGCCGCTGACCTGCATGCCGACAGCCCGAAGTAACCGGGCAATGGCACGTCCGATCGCACCGGTGCCCACCACGAGCGCCGTGCTGCCCGCCACCCGGGCGGACTCTCGGTGCCGCCACGTGCGCCGGTCCTGATCGGCCCAGCAGGAACGGAAGTCCTTGGCCTCGGCGATGATCTGGCCGAGGACGTACTCGGCGATCGCATCATCGAAGACCCCGCGCGAGTTCGTGACGGCCACCTCACTGGAGACGAGGTCGTCGAAGAGCACCGGGTCTACGCCTGCGGCGGCCACATGCACCCAGCGCAAGGCGTCAGCAGCAGGCCATGCGCGGGGGAGTGCCCGGCTGAGGAAGTGGTGCAGGTAGAGCACCTCTGCCCCGGGGAGTTCCTCGGCCAGGTGAGCCTCGTCGGTGAAGCGCAGGGGCACCCGGGCAGCCAACTCCTCCAGGGCGGGGGATGCGGGCGGGGCGCCCTCATGAAGCACGAGGACGTCGGTGGGATCTGGCACATTGACAACGTATGAGCGGGTCGTACTATTGTCAACAATCCGACTCCCGGGGCCCGAATGTGAAAGAGGTGCGGTATTGGAACTGCACGGTGCCGAGTTCGATGGGCCGCTCGCCCAGCGTGGGATCGGAATCATCGCGCCCTTCGACCTGGCGCTGGAACGGGAACTGTGGCGCTGGTGCCCGCTTGAGGTGAGCCTGCACCTGGCCCGTACCCCCTTCGAGCCAGTTCCGGTGAGCCTGGAGATGGCGGCACTGGTCTCCGATCCTGAGCACCTCAAACGAGCCACGCGGGATGTGCTGGGGGTGGAGCCCGAGGTGGTCGCCTACCTGTGTAACTCAGGCAGCTTCATCAACGGTCTCGCGTACGAGCGCAGCCTGTGCGAGGCGATCGAAGAGGCGGGCGCACCCTCGGCGCTGACCACCTCCGGTGCGTTGGTGGAGGCGGTACGCGCCCTTGGCTTGCGCAAGATCAGCGTGATCACGCCATATGACGAGCCGCTCACGCTCCGGCTGCACGCGTTCTTGGCCGAACTCGGTGTGGAGGTGGTCCGCTCCAACCACCTCGGCCTCGGCGGCGGTATCTGGAAGGTGAACTACCGCACCGTGGCCGAGCGGATCATGGAGGCGGACGCCCCGGATGCCGAGGCAGTCTTCGTCTCATGTACGAACCTGCCCACCTATGACGTGGTCGAACCCCTCGAACGGGCGCTCGGCAAGCCGGTCCTCACCGCAAACCAGCTCACCATGTGGGCCTGCCTGGCCCGGATGGGGCTGCCCATGATGGGCCCTGGGCGGTGGCTCCACTCGGTCTTCGGTGATCCGCCCGAGGACGTCCCCGCCCCGCCAGACGAGGGCCCCCTCGCGTCCGCGTCGGCTGAACCACTGCCCGCAGCGTCATCGCCCGACGCAGCATTCCCGCCGCCACGTCCCCGTACGGAGATCGGCGTATCCGTTTCAGCCACCTCACCTGTTCAGGACCATCGCCAGTGACTGCATCAGCAACGACCGAGACGACCATCGGGTTCATCTACCCCGACCACGCCGCTGAAGATGATTACCCGTACGCGGCCGAGCTGCTCCGCCCTGTTGAGCACGTGCGCCTTGAGGTCACCCACATCTACGGCACAGACCTGCACGCCGTTCCCGAGCTTCTCGATCTCGGCAGCCCGGAACGACTCGCCGCCGGCGCGGCCCAGCTCGCTCCGGCCAGCCCGGACGCCGTGGTGTGGGCGTGCACGTCCGGCAGTTTCGTGTACGGCCCCGACGGCGCCCGCGAGCAGGTGCGTCAGCTCGCCTCGGTTGCCGGTGTCCCGGCATCCAGCACCAGTTTCGCCTTCGTGCACGCGGCACAGGCGCTGGGCCTGGAGCGTGTGGCCGTCGCGGCGAGCTATCCGCAGGATGTGGCCGGCCTCTTCGCAGACTTCCTCGGGGCGGCAGGGATTGAGGTGCT
Protein-coding sequences here:
- a CDS encoding amidase; amino-acid sequence: MNPNEMTAVEIVTAYGAGELSPVEVTTAALEAIEERNSELNAYCLVDGERALAMARESEDRWHSGHVKGLLDGVPISIKDIFLTDGWPTRRGSAAITPDQPWEVDSPVAARLREDGMVFLGKTTTPELAWKATTDSPAFGITRNPVDSRLTAGGSSGGSAAAVGAGMGPVSVGTDGGGSVRIPASFCGIVGFKPTHGRIPLYPASPFGPLAHAGPMTRSVDDAALLMDILSLPDHRDPTALAPPRSTYRGEVVRDVTGLEVAYSPTLGFANVDPEVAAVVERAVRLLDEAGLAVAQADPGFDDPIEAFELLWAAGAATLLNTMPGAREGIDPGLGKVWDAGLAATAVEFLQARAVAADVGIRMGAFHRTHNVLITPAMPITAFEAGHDVPPGSGMDGWPQWTPFTYPFNLSQQPAISIPAGTTAAGLPVGLQIVGPRHSDDLVLAVARFAEKVLAA
- a CDS encoding D-2-hydroxyacid dehydrogenase, with the protein product MPDPTDVLVLHEGAPPASPALEELAARVPLRFTDEAHLAEELPGAEVLYLHHFLSRALPRAWPAADALRWVHVAAAGVDPVLFDDLVSSEVAVTNSRGVFDDAIAEYVLGQIIAEAKDFRSCWADQDRRTWRHRESARVAGSTALVVGTGAIGRAIARLLRAVGMQVSGAGRRVITDDPDFGTVTDDLNGALGHADWVVAVAPLTPTTRGMFDAAAFGAMRSDARLINVGRGELVRTEDLVHALTRGDIAGAVLDVTDPEPLPAEHPLWTMAGVTVTAHQSGDVQGWREELDRLFAENLTRWRDGRDLHNVVDTQLGYVPTSRSQR
- a CDS encoding maleate cis-trans isomerase family protein, producing the protein MELHGAEFDGPLAQRGIGIIAPFDLALERELWRWCPLEVSLHLARTPFEPVPVSLEMAALVSDPEHLKRATRDVLGVEPEVVAYLCNSGSFINGLAYERSLCEAIEEAGAPSALTTSGALVEAVRALGLRKISVITPYDEPLTLRLHAFLAELGVEVVRSNHLGLGGGIWKVNYRTVAERIMEADAPDAEAVFVSCTNLPTYDVVEPLERALGKPVLTANQLTMWACLARMGLPMMGPGRWLHSVFGDPPEDVPAPPDEGPLASASAEPLPAASSPDAAFPPPRPRTEIGVSVSATSPVQDHRQ
- a CDS encoding maleate cis-trans isomerase family protein, yielding MTASATTETTIGFIYPDHAAEDDYPYAAELLRPVEHVRLEVTHIYGTDLHAVPELLDLGSPERLAAGAAQLAPASPDAVVWACTSGSFVYGPDGAREQVRQLASVAGVPASSTSFAFVHAAQALGLERVAVAASYPQDVAGLFADFLGAAGIEVLEIRGAGIDTAAEVGTLEQEAVLDLAAANDHPDAQALLIPDTAMHTLRWLGALEDRIGKPVLTANQVTIWEGLRLLGQRVTHPALGTLFGA